The DNA sequence GTATCAAAACTTAGTGAAAATCCATATCATAATGTGACAAAACTGGTAAATGCTCCATATTATAGATTACGCGTTGGTGATTATCGTATTATCTTTGAAATACAAAATGAAATCCTTAAAATACTAATTCTCAAAGTAGGTCATAGAAAAAGTATCTATAAAGATTAATAATTCGTAACTATTCAGCCACCCTATTAACAATTTACGTTTTAAAAAAACACGTAAAC is a window from the Methanosarcinales archaeon genome containing:
- a CDS encoding type II toxin-antitoxin system RelE/ParE family toxin; translated protein: MQFQIIWSESAANELKKLDRLVAKRIFKKVSKLSENPYHNVTKLVNAPYYRLRVGDYRIIFEIQNEILKILILKVGHRKSIYKD